One window of Corynebacterium doosanense CAU 212 = DSM 45436 genomic DNA carries:
- a CDS encoding YkvI family membrane protein, whose product MFQRAIGIALAFTGIIVGAGFASGQEALQFFVAFGTWGLVGAVIASILMVVTGIALLQLGSYYQAKEHTAVLGRISHKVVAWVLDISTIITLFSIGFVMFAGGGANLNQQFGWPMWVGAVAMLVLVLVTGMLDVDKVSAVIGAITPFVIIFVLFVTIWTMFTSEWNFAELNVAAQDVQTNLPNWWISALNYIGLCVMTAVSMAIVIGGNMMDTKAAGWGGALGGVFFLVMLMLLVLALFLQVDTVNGTAMPVLTLINEIHPWLGVAMTFVVYAMVFNTAVGMFYALGKRLTRNRPALYRPVFIVSCLVGFGLSFIGFESLVSSVYPALGYLGILMIVVIAAAWIRGGSKLRAEGRRRARALALTERKLDPRMRFSKRNQRELDKITAASNIPEEDFAEHLENEVHEKLESDDDLDYDREDPPATVTYVAHTEPAPVEDLK is encoded by the coding sequence ATGTTTCAACGCGCTATAGGTATCGCGCTCGCCTTCACCGGCATCATCGTCGGTGCCGGTTTCGCCTCCGGCCAGGAGGCGTTGCAGTTCTTCGTCGCCTTCGGCACCTGGGGGCTGGTCGGCGCGGTCATCGCCTCAATTCTCATGGTCGTCACCGGCATCGCCCTGCTCCAGCTGGGCAGCTACTACCAGGCGAAAGAGCACACGGCCGTCCTCGGCCGCATCTCCCACAAGGTGGTGGCCTGGGTCCTGGACATCTCGACCATCATCACCCTGTTCTCCATCGGCTTTGTCATGTTCGCCGGCGGCGGAGCGAACCTCAATCAGCAGTTCGGCTGGCCCATGTGGGTCGGTGCGGTTGCCATGCTCGTGCTCGTCCTCGTGACGGGCATGCTCGACGTGGACAAGGTCTCCGCGGTCATCGGTGCCATCACACCCTTTGTCATCATCTTCGTGCTCTTCGTGACCATCTGGACGATGTTCACCTCCGAGTGGAACTTCGCCGAACTCAACGTGGCCGCCCAGGACGTGCAGACCAACCTTCCCAACTGGTGGATCTCCGCGCTGAACTACATCGGCCTCTGCGTCATGACGGCCGTTTCCATGGCCATCGTCATCGGCGGCAATATGATGGACACCAAGGCGGCCGGCTGGGGCGGAGCCCTCGGCGGCGTCTTCTTCCTGGTCATGCTCATGCTCCTCGTCCTGGCACTGTTCCTCCAGGTCGACACCGTCAACGGCACCGCCATGCCCGTGCTCACGCTCATCAATGAGATCCACCCCTGGCTCGGTGTCGCTATGACGTTTGTCGTTTACGCCATGGTCTTCAACACCGCCGTCGGCATGTTCTACGCGCTGGGCAAGCGCCTGACCCGCAACCGCCCGGCGCTCTACCGCCCGGTCTTCATCGTCTCGTGCCTCGTCGGCTTCGGACTCTCCTTCATCGGGTTCGAGTCCCTCGTCTCGTCCGTCTACCCGGCGCTGGGCTACCTGGGAATCCTCATGATCGTGGTCATCGCCGCGGCCTGGATCCGCGGTGGCTCAAAACTGCGCGCCGAAGGCCGCCGACGTGCGCGCGCCCTCGCACTCACCGAGCGCAAGCTCGACCCGCGCATGCGCTTCTCCAAGCGCAACCAGCGTGAGCTGGACAAGATCACCGCGGCCTCCAACATCCCCGAGGAGGACTTCGCCGAGCACCTGGAGAACGAGGTGCACGAGAAGCTCGAGTCCGACGACGATCTCGACTACGACCGCGAGGATCCCCCGGCAACGGTCACCTACGTGGCCCACACCGAACCCGCTCCGGTGGAGGATCTGAAGTAG
- a CDS encoding RNA polymerase sigma factor: protein MSPHPAHDDERVTELALRAGRGDKKALTAFIRATQDDVWRLLAHLGGVETADDLTQETYLRVMGALPRFAARSSARTWLLSLARRAWIDNIRHERARPRKSATEYEDAAATLAAPGADQGNWSEWMDVRSLLDDLPADRREALILTQVLGYSYEEAARITDVRVGTIRSRVARARKDLIERS, encoded by the coding sequence GTGTCCCCCCATCCCGCGCATGACGACGAGCGTGTCACCGAGCTCGCGCTCCGGGCTGGTCGCGGCGATAAAAAGGCTCTCACCGCCTTCATCCGGGCAACGCAGGACGACGTCTGGCGCCTGCTCGCCCACCTCGGCGGGGTGGAGACAGCCGACGATCTCACCCAGGAGACCTACCTGCGGGTGATGGGCGCGCTCCCCCGCTTCGCCGCCCGGTCCTCTGCACGCACGTGGCTGCTGTCGCTGGCCCGGCGTGCGTGGATCGACAACATCCGCCACGAACGCGCGCGGCCCCGGAAATCCGCCACGGAATACGAGGATGCCGCCGCCACACTGGCTGCGCCCGGCGCAGACCAGGGCAACTGGAGCGAATGGATGGACGTGAGGTCGCTTCTCGACGACCTGCCGGCCGATCGTCGAGAAGCACTGATCCTCACCCAGGTGCTGGGCTATTCCTATGAGGAGGCCGCGCGCATCACCGACGTGCGTGTGGGAACCATCCGCTCACGCGTGGCGCGTGCCCGGAAGGACCTTATCGAACGCTCCTGA
- a CDS encoding catalase has product MASVDDVLNKGKTNTPHQNTTRLNGAPVASENHSITQGQQGAVILNDIHLIEKLAHFNREMVIDRIPHAKGHGAFGEMHITEDVSAFTKAKLFQQGTTTPLAIRFSTVAGESGTPDTWRDVHGFALRFYTEDGNYDLVGNNTPIFFVRDAIKFPDFIHSQKRLGASGLRDADMQWDFWTRTPESAHQVTYLMGQRGTPKTTRHMNGYGSHTFQWTNEQGEAFWVKYHFISEQGEQNFTAAEAEEMAGKNADFHREDLFRAIESGNFPRWSVEVQIMPVDEAEGYRYNPFDLTKTWSKKDYPRKKIGYFELNRNPENFHAQIEQIALDPSNLVPGIGFSPDKMLQGRLFAYADQQRYRIGPNYRQLPVNQPLNGDINTYSHKGPMSYQFNPSDAPGYTPNRYSKGAGYLDDGQTSNHGDTFGEANRYGDTTDSLHGVDTHGSDLYRGAYIQHAEDGDFVQPGILYREVLNEGQKQELAENIAGAMNGVSPETEERCYWYWSSVDQDLGNRVKAAFAEVKAEATSWEQANGISQT; this is encoded by the coding sequence ATGGCAAGCGTTGATGACGTCTTGAACAAGGGCAAGACCAACACCCCCCACCAGAACACGACCCGCCTCAACGGCGCGCCGGTTGCCTCGGAAAACCACTCCATCACGCAGGGCCAGCAGGGCGCTGTCATCCTCAATGACATCCACCTGATCGAGAAGCTGGCTCACTTCAACCGCGAGATGGTCATCGACCGCATCCCCCACGCCAAGGGCCACGGCGCCTTCGGCGAGATGCACATCACCGAGGATGTCTCCGCCTTCACCAAGGCGAAGCTCTTCCAGCAGGGCACCACCACTCCGCTGGCCATCCGCTTCTCCACCGTCGCGGGCGAGTCCGGCACCCCGGACACTTGGCGCGACGTGCACGGCTTCGCACTGCGTTTCTACACTGAGGACGGCAACTACGACCTCGTCGGCAACAACACCCCGATCTTCTTCGTGCGCGACGCGATCAAGTTCCCGGACTTCATCCACTCCCAGAAGCGCCTCGGCGCCTCGGGCCTGCGCGACGCCGACATGCAGTGGGACTTCTGGACCCGCACGCCCGAGTCCGCTCACCAGGTGACCTACCTCATGGGTCAGCGCGGCACCCCGAAGACCACCCGCCACATGAACGGCTACGGCTCCCACACCTTCCAGTGGACCAACGAGCAGGGCGAGGCCTTCTGGGTCAAGTACCACTTCATCTCCGAGCAGGGCGAGCAGAACTTCACCGCCGCCGAGGCTGAGGAGATGGCCGGCAAGAACGCCGACTTCCACCGCGAGGATCTCTTCCGCGCGATCGAGTCCGGCAACTTCCCGCGCTGGTCCGTCGAGGTGCAGATCATGCCCGTCGACGAGGCTGAGGGCTACCGCTACAACCCCTTCGACCTGACCAAGACCTGGTCCAAGAAGGACTACCCGCGCAAGAAGATCGGTTACTTCGAGCTCAACCGCAACCCGGAGAACTTCCACGCGCAGATCGAGCAGATCGCGCTGGATCCGTCCAACCTGGTTCCGGGCATCGGCTTCTCCCCGGACAAGATGCTTCAGGGCCGTCTCTTCGCCTACGCGGATCAGCAACGCTACCGCATCGGCCCGAACTACCGCCAGCTGCCGGTGAACCAGCCGCTCAACGGTGACATCAACACGTACAGTCACAAGGGCCCGATGAGCTACCAGTTCAACCCGTCCGACGCCCCGGGCTACACCCCGAACCGCTACAGCAAGGGTGCGGGCTACCTCGACGACGGTCAGACCTCGAACCACGGTGACACGTTCGGCGAGGCCAACCGCTACGGTGACACCACCGACTCCCTGCACGGTGTGGACACCCACGGCTCCGACCTCTACCGCGGCGCCTACATCCAGCATGCTGAGGACGGCGACTTCGTCCAGCCCGGCATCCTCTACCGCGAGGTCCTCAACGAGGGGCAGAAGCAGGAGCTCGCCGAGAACATCGCCGGCGCGATGAACGGCGTCTCCCCCGAGACCGAAGAGCGCTGCTACTGGTACTGGTCCTCCGTCGACCAGGACCTGGGCAACCGCGTCAAGGCTGCTTTCGCAGAGGTCAAGGCTGAGGCCACCTCCTGGGAGCAGGCGAACGGTATTTCCCAGACCTAA
- a CDS encoding Na+/H+ antiporter subunit G, giving the protein MTIVEIIVAALVVLAAFMTAATAIAQWRAPDALTRVNLMGPLVCVAFPVLLVAKLIWDWSTEGFDPANLLRALIAIAGVWIVASIGSFYLARGIYGVTVVDRTGLEGETEGAPEGGRG; this is encoded by the coding sequence ATGACCATCGTAGAAATCATCGTCGCCGCCCTGGTGGTGCTGGCAGCCTTCATGACCGCCGCGACCGCCATCGCTCAGTGGCGCGCACCGGACGCCCTGACCCGGGTGAACCTCATGGGTCCGCTGGTGTGCGTGGCCTTCCCCGTTCTGCTGGTGGCCAAACTCATCTGGGACTGGTCCACGGAGGGCTTCGACCCGGCCAACCTCCTGCGCGCCCTGATCGCCATCGCCGGCGTGTGGATCGTCGCCTCCATCGGCTCGTTCTACCTGGCCCGCGGAATCTACGGCGTCACCGTCGTGGACCGGACGGGCCTGGAGGGCGAGACCGAGGGAGCCCCAGAGGGCGGGCGAGGCTAG
- a CDS encoding monovalent cation/H+ antiporter subunit E, protein MHVLVYIPWLIKEIFVAGFHVAFRALRPDIGFTPTVIRYPLRVTSDWEIFWFSTSITATPSTLSLGLREPSEPGGPRILLVQDAFGNDPSDTSRSLADMEERLAPHVKGIDHGVPGQGSVDTLPEKYYDYTSPWEGK, encoded by the coding sequence ATGCACGTCCTCGTCTACATCCCGTGGCTGATCAAGGAGATCTTCGTCGCCGGATTCCACGTCGCGTTCCGGGCACTGCGCCCGGACATCGGCTTCACCCCCACGGTGATCCGCTACCCGCTGCGCGTGACCAGCGACTGGGAGATCTTCTGGTTCTCCACCTCGATCACCGCCACCCCGTCGACGCTGTCGCTGGGCCTACGCGAGCCCAGCGAACCCGGCGGCCCCCGCATCCTGCTGGTCCAGGACGCGTTCGGGAATGACCCCTCGGACACGTCCCGCAGCCTCGCCGACATGGAGGAGCGCCTCGCACCCCACGTCAAGGGCATCGATCACGGGGTGCCCGGGCAAGGCAGCGTCGATACGCTGCCGGAGAAGTACTACGACTACACCAGTCCGTGGGAGGGCAAGTGA
- a CDS encoding monovalent cation/H+ antiporter subunit D family protein, with protein sequence MSVDAVLPLFVATPLILAAVAVISPWKWLRDTLHIAVPVAAAAGGAWLFAYTNAHGTISHTIGLYPAGVGISYAADQFSAIMIVTTMTVAATANWFASAAGETRSRFYPSLTLILITGVNGALLTADLFNFFVMIEVMLLPSYGLVAMTGSRNRLRGARIFVLVNLAASTLLVVGVGFVYGVTGAVNIAALQGVAAGNGPATVAMGLVIIAIAVKAGVFPVHTWLPQTYAHSSAAVMGLFSGLHTKVAVYMLLRIYVVIFDLEDRWSWLIIALMVVSMMVGAFAGLAQGTIRKVLAYQMVTGMPFILIMLAFAADDPRTAIAAALLYTMHHMITVGSLVLNSGAIEETYGTGLLRRLSGLARRDVWTAVIFAAGAFSVVGFPPFSGLWGKVLLIVAAAGSGDARSIVVITAIIIASFGALLSMLRVWRMVFWGKPMRSDLHVRWQLLAPSAALMVVSLGMFVLAGPLLGAVYAATDSLLDVPSYTSAVLGDDAIGIPDMSDLQGGR encoded by the coding sequence ATGAGCGTCGACGCCGTACTCCCGCTTTTTGTCGCCACCCCGCTGATCCTCGCGGCCGTCGCCGTAATCAGCCCGTGGAAGTGGCTGCGCGACACACTGCACATCGCCGTGCCGGTGGCCGCCGCGGCCGGTGGCGCCTGGCTGTTCGCCTACACCAACGCCCACGGCACGATCTCCCACACGATCGGCCTCTATCCCGCCGGCGTGGGCATCTCCTACGCCGCGGACCAGTTCTCGGCGATCATGATCGTCACCACGATGACCGTCGCCGCCACCGCCAACTGGTTCGCCTCCGCAGCCGGGGAGACCCGCTCGCGGTTCTACCCCTCGCTGACGCTAATCCTCATCACCGGCGTCAACGGCGCGCTGCTGACCGCTGACCTGTTCAACTTCTTTGTCATGATCGAGGTCATGCTCCTGCCCTCCTACGGGCTGGTGGCCATGACCGGTAGCCGCAACCGACTGCGCGGCGCCCGCATCTTCGTGCTGGTCAACCTCGCCGCATCGACGCTGCTGGTCGTCGGCGTCGGCTTCGTCTACGGCGTCACCGGAGCGGTGAACATCGCCGCGCTCCAGGGAGTGGCGGCGGGCAACGGCCCGGCGACCGTGGCCATGGGCCTGGTCATCATCGCCATCGCCGTCAAGGCCGGTGTCTTCCCCGTGCACACCTGGCTGCCGCAGACCTACGCACACTCCTCCGCCGCGGTGATGGGCCTGTTCTCCGGTCTGCACACCAAGGTCGCGGTATACATGCTCCTGCGCATCTACGTGGTCATCTTCGACCTCGAGGACCGGTGGAGCTGGCTCATCATCGCCCTCATGGTGGTGTCCATGATGGTGGGGGCCTTCGCCGGACTCGCGCAGGGCACGATCCGCAAGGTGCTGGCCTACCAGATGGTCACGGGCATGCCGTTCATCCTGATCATGCTCGCCTTCGCCGCGGACGACCCGCGCACCGCGATCGCCGCTGCGCTGCTCTACACCATGCACCACATGATCACCGTTGGTTCGCTCGTGCTCAACTCCGGTGCCATCGAGGAGACCTACGGCACCGGCCTCCTCCGCCGCCTCTCGGGCCTGGCGCGTCGCGACGTCTGGACCGCCGTCATCTTCGCCGCCGGCGCCTTCTCCGTCGTCGGTTTCCCCCCGTTCTCCGGACTGTGGGGCAAGGTCCTGCTCATCGTCGCCGCCGCCGGCTCCGGCGACGCCCGCTCCATCGTCGTCATCACGGCGATCATCATCGCCTCCTTCGGCGCGCTGCTGTCCATGCTGCGGGTCTGGCGAATGGTCTTCTGGGGCAAGCCCATGCGCTCGGATCTGCACGTGCGCTGGCAGTTGCTCGCCCCGTCCGCCGCGCTCATGGTCGTGTCGCTGGGCATGTTCGTGCTCGCCGGCCCGCTGCTCGGTGCGGTCTACGCCGCGACGGACTCGCTACTCGACGTCCCGTCCTACACATCCGCCGTCCTCGGCGACGACGCCATCGGTATCCCCGACATGTCCGACCTGCAGGGAGGAAGGTAA
- a CDS encoding cation:proton antiporter subunit C translates to MIMALTISVLVAGAVYLILQRGMVRIIIGMSLMSHAANLMILATGVGAWRGEAFYGTRDLSQAADPLPQAFVLTAIVIAMATTTILLATAALGRDDDTVDTVDKLGDTSPRRTRHPVSTLGRDAIIQRRGRS, encoded by the coding sequence ATGATCATGGCACTGACCATCTCCGTGCTCGTGGCGGGCGCGGTGTACCTCATACTGCAGCGCGGCATGGTGCGCATCATCATCGGCATGTCGCTGATGTCGCACGCCGCCAACCTCATGATCCTCGCCACCGGCGTGGGCGCCTGGCGCGGCGAGGCCTTCTACGGCACGCGCGATCTCTCCCAGGCCGCCGACCCGCTGCCGCAGGCCTTCGTGCTCACCGCGATCGTCATCGCCATGGCCACGACGACCATCCTGTTGGCTACTGCGGCGCTCGGGCGTGACGACGACACCGTCGACACCGTCGACAAACTCGGCGACACGTCTCCCCGCCGCACCCGCCACCCCGTCTCGACTCTCGGGCGTGACGCCATCATCCAGAGAAGGGGCCGCTCATGA